The following coding sequences lie in one Agrobacterium vitis genomic window:
- a CDS encoding GntR family transcriptional regulator: protein MKLDEKISFHDSNLEDRAFTIRESLRNAIIDRRLTPGTKLSEAEVGLLFDVSRTVVRSALQMLAFEGLIKTERNRGAFVSNPSPEEAVQVFACRRMIEPGIVLAAVERLTEDDLVAFRAQLEDEQRHLHQRGPAARRAEIKASGDFHLMLAKVAGNAILQKFMDELVARSSLVIALYGGSGVSSCGHNEHEQILEALVRRDAKHASALMLHHIDHIEADLDLRVREGLALKDALGL, encoded by the coding sequence ATGAAGCTTGACGAAAAAATCAGTTTTCACGATTCAAATTTGGAAGACCGTGCGTTCACCATCCGCGAATCCCTACGAAATGCGATTATCGACCGGCGTTTAACGCCCGGAACCAAGCTTTCCGAGGCGGAAGTGGGCCTTCTGTTCGATGTCAGTCGCACCGTTGTGCGCAGTGCTCTGCAAATGCTTGCATTCGAAGGGTTGATAAAGACGGAACGAAATAGGGGTGCTTTTGTATCCAATCCGAGCCCCGAAGAAGCAGTGCAGGTGTTCGCCTGCCGCCGAATGATCGAACCTGGTATTGTTCTGGCAGCTGTCGAGCGGCTGACGGAGGACGATCTGGTTGCTTTTCGTGCCCAGTTGGAAGATGAACAACGCCATCTGCACCAGCGCGGGCCTGCGGCGAGGCGCGCCGAAATAAAGGCCTCGGGCGATTTCCATCTGATGCTGGCCAAAGTTGCCGGCAATGCCATCCTGCAAAAATTCATGGATGAACTGGTGGCCCGATCATCGTTGGTCATCGCCCTTTATGGTGGATCTGGCGTTTCCAGTTGCGGTCATAATGAGCATGAACAGATACTTGAGGCTCTTGTGCGGCGGGATGCCAAGCATGCAAGTGCGCTGATGCTGCATCACATTGATCATATCGAAGCGGATCTGGATTTGCGGGTGCGGGAAGGTTTGGCATTGAAGGACGCCTTGGGACTTTAG
- a CDS encoding ABC transporter ATP-binding protein, with amino-acid sequence MKQAAAIDIAAVTKVYGHTTAVHSISLKIPAGTYCCLLGPSGCGKTSTLRMIAGHETVTTGDILLGNTNITDLAPAARGTAMMFQSYALFPHLDLTENVAFSLKMKGIDKATRSAKAMEMLQLMQLEAYADRRPAQLSGGQQQRVALARALITDPEALLLDEPLSALDPFLKIRMRAELKKLQTSLGITFVHVTHSQEEAMALADLIVIMNDGRIEQAADPRTVFERPASAFVARFMGDHNVISGRVTSVSDEIAMISVAGGADFAASGKAAIGEPADIAVRTDHVRIGQSQVPGLGFTGSVTNVEYRGSTVKLMLSGAGIEDFTAILTDAAFHAHPVKVGEAIAVCWEADDAIVLGKPALK; translated from the coding sequence ATGAAACAAGCCGCCGCCATCGATATTGCCGCCGTTACCAAGGTTTACGGCCATACGACAGCCGTCCACAGCATCAGCCTGAAAATTCCAGCTGGCACCTATTGCTGCCTACTCGGCCCTTCCGGTTGCGGCAAGACATCGACGTTACGGATGATTGCCGGACACGAGACCGTCACGACAGGTGATATCCTGCTGGGCAACACCAACATCACCGATCTCGCGCCCGCCGCGCGCGGCACAGCGATGATGTTCCAGTCCTACGCGTTGTTTCCTCATCTCGACCTCACCGAAAATGTCGCCTTCAGCCTGAAAATGAAGGGTATCGACAAAGCCACCCGCAGCGCCAAGGCGATGGAGATGCTGCAATTGATGCAACTGGAGGCCTATGCGGACCGGCGCCCCGCCCAGCTTTCCGGCGGACAGCAGCAGCGTGTGGCGCTGGCACGCGCGTTGATTACCGATCCGGAAGCGCTTCTTCTGGACGAGCCTTTGTCAGCACTCGATCCATTTTTGAAAATCCGCATGCGAGCCGAGTTGAAGAAACTCCAGACCTCGCTCGGCATCACCTTCGTGCATGTGACCCATAGCCAGGAAGAGGCCATGGCGCTCGCCGACCTGATCGTTATCATGAACGATGGCCGCATCGAACAGGCTGCCGATCCCCGCACCGTATTCGAGCGCCCGGCCTCAGCATTCGTCGCTCGTTTCATGGGCGATCACAATGTCATTTCAGGCCGAGTCACGAGCGTTTCCGATGAGATCGCGATGATATCAGTCGCAGGCGGGGCGGATTTCGCAGCTTCCGGCAAAGCCGCCATCGGCGAACCCGCCGACATAGCGGTGCGCACTGACCATGTGCGGATTGGCCAGAGCCAGGTCCCGGGCCTCGGATTCACCGGCTCTGTCACCAATGTCGAATATCGAGGTTCCACCGTGAAGCTGATGCTGAGCGGTGCGGGCATCGAAGACTTTACCGCCATCCTGACCGATGCCGCCTTCCACGCACATCCGGTCAAGGTAGGCGAAGCCATTGCCGTTTGCTGGGAGGCCGATGACGCCATCGTTCTCGGCAAACCGGCGCTGAAATAA
- a CDS encoding ABC transporter substrate-binding protein, which translates to MTDTKKPKSGVTRRSILKTGAAAAGLAAGSGAITGFPTIWAQTKITLRQFGTGVSNINAIAEKCKADLGITLEMTATDSDAAAQRAVTQPNSYDIADVEYWIAKKVFPSGVLQPMEVKKLKYYDKIVPLFINGKLKPESVIAQGTAPHTVGFVEKPGAKTFAKAPTEWMTMVPTIYNADTLGIRPDLVGRDITSWADIMDPAFKGKTSILNIPSIGIMDAAMIMEAMGNIKYADKGNMTKAEIDKTIDFLIKAKQSGQFRAFWKSFDESVNLMASGEVVIQSMWSPAVAAVRSKGIACKYQPLKEGYRAWGGGLGLAAHLKGAQLDAAYEYINWYTSGWVGGYLNRQGYYSACMETAKNFMSADEWGYWIEGKPAQGDIMSPEGKVMEKAGAVRDGGSFEERMGKVACWNSVMDEDRYMVRRWNEFIAA; encoded by the coding sequence ATGACTGATACCAAAAAGCCAAAATCCGGCGTGACCCGCCGTTCGATTTTGAAGACGGGGGCCGCCGCAGCGGGTCTTGCCGCCGGTTCCGGCGCCATCACTGGCTTTCCGACCATCTGGGCGCAGACCAAGATCACCCTTCGTCAATTTGGCACCGGCGTTTCAAACATCAATGCCATCGCCGAAAAGTGCAAGGCCGACCTCGGCATCACCCTGGAAATGACGGCGACGGATTCTGACGCCGCCGCCCAGCGCGCCGTGACCCAGCCGAACTCCTATGACATTGCCGATGTCGAATACTGGATCGCCAAGAAAGTCTTCCCATCAGGCGTCTTGCAGCCGATGGAAGTCAAGAAGCTCAAATATTACGACAAGATCGTACCGCTGTTCATCAACGGCAAACTGAAGCCGGAAAGCGTCATTGCCCAGGGCACAGCGCCACACACCGTCGGCTTCGTCGAAAAGCCCGGCGCGAAAACCTTCGCCAAGGCTCCGACCGAATGGATGACGATGGTGCCGACCATCTACAATGCCGACACGCTCGGCATTCGCCCAGACCTCGTTGGCCGCGACATCACCAGCTGGGCCGATATCATGGACCCCGCTTTCAAGGGCAAGACGTCGATCCTCAACATTCCATCGATCGGAATAATGGATGCCGCGATGATCATGGAAGCCATGGGCAATATCAAATATGCCGACAAGGGCAACATGACCAAGGCCGAGATCGACAAGACCATCGATTTCCTGATCAAGGCCAAGCAGAGCGGCCAGTTCCGCGCCTTCTGGAAGAGCTTCGATGAAAGCGTCAACCTGATGGCTTCGGGCGAAGTCGTCATCCAATCCATGTGGTCGCCAGCCGTTGCCGCTGTCCGCTCCAAGGGCATCGCCTGCAAATATCAACCGCTGAAGGAAGGCTACCGCGCCTGGGGCGGCGGGCTGGGTCTTGCGGCGCATCTGAAAGGCGCGCAGCTCGATGCGGCCTATGAATACATCAATTGGTACACGTCCGGCTGGGTCGGCGGCTACCTGAACCGCCAGGGCTATTATTCGGCCTGCATGGAAACCGCCAAGAACTTCATGTCCGCGGATGAATGGGGTTACTGGATCGAAGGCAAGCCAGCCCAGGGCGACATCATGTCTCCTGAAGGCAAGGTGATGGAAAAGGCCGGTGCCGTACGCGACGGCGGCTCCTTCGAAGAGCGCATGGGCAAGGTTGCCTGCTGGAATTCCGTCATGGACGAGGACCGTTACATGGTTCGACGCTGGAACGAGTTCATCGCCGCCTGA
- a CDS encoding ABC transporter permease, which yields MATVRFIGVGKPKPRREIRVPAWLTAYLQAAPLALILGGFLLLPILMIVIVSFWDYDFAQMYPGFVTFNYAETLGSWVTWKTYLNTLKFAAIVWLLTLFIGFWVAYFLAFHIRSAAMQSVLFLICTVPFLTSNIIRMISWIPVLGRNGLVNQALVGTGIIPQPLEWLLYSDFAVVLAMVHLYTLFMVTPIFNTLMRIDKALVEAARDAGASSLQILTNVILPLAKPGMAIGTIFVVTLTMADFSTVQVMSGGQSASVALIMKNQMSLLQYPAAAANAVVLLILVLLMVAGILRIVDIRKEL from the coding sequence ATGGCAACAGTGCGGTTTATAGGCGTCGGCAAGCCAAAGCCAAGGCGCGAAATCCGCGTGCCTGCCTGGCTGACAGCCTATCTTCAAGCAGCCCCCCTGGCGCTTATCCTCGGCGGCTTCCTACTGTTGCCAATCCTGATGATCGTCATTGTCAGCTTTTGGGATTATGACTTCGCCCAGATGTATCCCGGTTTTGTCACCTTCAATTATGCGGAAACGCTTGGTTCCTGGGTCACCTGGAAAACCTATCTGAACACGCTGAAATTCGCCGCTATTGTCTGGCTCCTGACGCTGTTCATCGGTTTTTGGGTCGCCTATTTTCTCGCCTTCCACATCCGTAGCGCCGCCATGCAGAGCGTGCTTTTCCTGATCTGCACCGTGCCGTTCCTGACCTCGAACATCATCCGGATGATTTCCTGGATTCCGGTTCTGGGCCGCAATGGATTGGTCAACCAGGCGCTGGTCGGGACCGGCATCATTCCCCAGCCGCTGGAGTGGCTACTTTATTCAGACTTTGCCGTGGTGCTGGCCATGGTACATCTCTACACCCTGTTCATGGTCACGCCGATCTTCAATACGCTGATGCGGATCGACAAGGCGCTGGTGGAAGCCGCAAGGGACGCAGGTGCTTCGAGCCTGCAAATCCTCACCAATGTCATTCTGCCGCTGGCCAAGCCCGGCATGGCTATCGGCACGATTTTCGTCGTCACCCTGACCATGGCCGATTTTTCGACGGTGCAAGTGATGTCCGGCGGCCAGAGCGCCTCGGTAGCGCTGATCATGAAGAACCAGATGTCGCTGCTGCAATATCCAGCCGCCGCCGCCAATGCCGTGGTGCTGCTGATCCTCGTCCTGCTGATGGTCGCGGGGATCTTGCGCATCGTCGATATCCGCAAGGAGCTGTAA
- a CDS encoding ABC transporter permease, with amino-acid sequence MIREKRSREFYLLAIFFALFVLFLYGPLSAILILSFQGENGGLTFPLNGVSLHWFANLFETQAVGDFGGAIKRSITLGLMVMAVTVLVSLLAGLAFRRKFHGATVLFYLAVASLVVPSIIISLGIGVVFQQLGFQPSWYSSAFGAHLTWTLPFGVLIMFAVFNRFSPAYEEAARDLGASSWQTFRYVLLPMIAPSLIGVGLFGFSLSYDEFARTLMTSGSFNTLPLEIYGMTTNVTTPVLYALGTVTTVFSFLVIALTIFLIRRVSRPRGHA; translated from the coding sequence ATGATCAGGGAAAAACGCAGCCGCGAATTCTATCTGCTCGCTATATTCTTTGCGCTCTTCGTGCTGTTTCTCTATGGGCCGCTCTCGGCGATCCTCATCCTGTCGTTCCAGGGAGAAAATGGTGGCCTGACCTTTCCGCTCAATGGTGTCTCGCTGCATTGGTTCGCCAATCTATTCGAAACCCAGGCCGTCGGCGATTTTGGCGGCGCCATCAAACGTTCGATCACACTCGGGTTGATGGTGATGGCGGTCACCGTACTGGTGTCGCTGCTGGCGGGCCTGGCGTTTCGCCGCAAATTCCATGGCGCAACAGTGCTGTTCTATCTGGCCGTTGCCAGCCTGGTCGTGCCGTCGATCATCATTTCGCTCGGCATCGGAGTCGTCTTCCAGCAATTGGGCTTCCAGCCAAGCTGGTACAGTTCCGCCTTCGGCGCGCATTTGACCTGGACCCTGCCCTTTGGTGTGTTGATCATGTTCGCTGTCTTCAACCGCTTTTCACCCGCCTATGAAGAGGCGGCCCGCGACCTTGGCGCATCCTCATGGCAAACGTTTCGCTACGTTTTACTGCCGATGATCGCGCCCAGCCTGATTGGTGTTGGCCTGTTTGGCTTTTCGCTCTCCTATGACGAATTCGCCCGAACGCTGATGACGTCAGGCAGCTTCAACACCCTGCCACTGGAAATCTACGGCATGACGACCAATGTCACCACACCGGTTCTCTATGCGCTGGGTACGGTGACGACGGTGTTTTCCTTTCTGGTCATTGCCCTGACGATTTTCCTCATTCGCCGGGTCAGCCGGCCTCGTGGCCATGCCTGA
- a CDS encoding aspartate/glutamate racemase family protein produces MRILLINPNTTASMTATAADAARRVAHAGTEILPRTSQMGPVSIEGYYDEALAVPGLLMELADGEKQGADAAIIACFDDTGLDAARALAGIPVIGICEAAIATVSFIARKFSVVTTMERSRLPIEHLVRRYGASDRCKVRAADIPVLSLEDPSSNARERLRAEIARALAQDGAEAIILGCAGMADLTEALSEEFGVPVIDGVACAVKQAETLVSLGLRTVKNNAYATPVNKPYLGLLKAFEPAVLLADKAAENQQIGH; encoded by the coding sequence ATGCGCATTCTGCTTATCAATCCCAATACAACCGCAAGCATGACAGCGACCGCTGCGGACGCGGCCCGCCGCGTTGCCCATGCAGGAACCGAAATCCTGCCACGCACCTCGCAAATGGGCCCTGTCTCCATCGAAGGCTATTATGACGAGGCGCTGGCTGTTCCTGGCCTGCTGATGGAACTCGCCGACGGGGAAAAACAGGGCGCGGATGCCGCAATTATCGCTTGTTTCGATGACACTGGCCTTGATGCCGCCCGTGCATTGGCCGGTATTCCCGTCATCGGTATTTGCGAGGCAGCGATTGCGACGGTCAGCTTCATTGCCCGGAAGTTCAGTGTGGTAACGACAATGGAGCGGTCTCGGTTGCCCATCGAACACCTCGTTCGCCGTTATGGCGCATCTGACCGCTGCAAGGTGCGCGCCGCCGATATTCCGGTTCTCTCGCTGGAAGATCCATCCTCGAACGCACGGGAGCGGCTGCGGGCGGAGATTGCCAGAGCGCTGGCGCAAGACGGCGCGGAAGCCATCATTCTTGGATGTGCCGGGATGGCCGATCTGACGGAAGCCCTGAGCGAGGAATTCGGAGTCCCGGTCATTGATGGCGTAGCGTGCGCCGTCAAGCAGGCGGAGACCCTGGTTTCCCTCGGACTGCGAACGGTTAAAAACAATGCCTATGCCACGCCCGTCAACAAGCCCTATCTCGGTTTGCTTAAAGCGTTCGAGCCGGCTGTTTTATTGGCAGACAAAGCTGCCGAGAATCAGCAGATAGGTCATTGA
- a CDS encoding GGDEF domain-containing protein: MLIKLQNRILEKIARGDPLAETVDFLCWSVEALINDIVCSVLTLDDTGRLQHLAGPSIPEHYSQAINGLACGEGVGSCGTAAFRGRPVLVTDIENDPFWAEFKGLALPLGFLACWSTPIISDGRVLGTFAFYFRQKRGPSEIEEGIVSACVHLCAIGLERELRLKERRRLAYTDVLTGLPNRTGFNEAVMNEDVGRNPWGLLLVDLDNLKQVNDTFGHQAGDDLIRTVGLRLKAMTDCDTAFRLGGDEFALIVRGVDCVDLGYHAAHVLAVLKEPCICAGQTVYPAGTIGGAVAREGQSVDDVRQNADFALYEAKERCRGQFVEYSVGSVSKIARRFRSFQQVSEALREQRIETYYQPVVDLASGSVVGFEALSRLASRNGDIISASHFHEATSDVHLARALTACVLENVARDARDWLDSGLEFGRIGLNVSAGDFLDGSLTERIVGAMDKVGVGVDRIVVELTESIYLGNRERNVVDQIKQLRQAGMLVALDDFGTGFASLTHLLTVPLDIIKIDRSFIARLLEEEPASVIVGGLLSISDRLNFRVIAEGIETQEQRDLLLRLGCEEGQGYLFSKAVDRKEAAAMLRRKSLDQLPSVLRSSLNARFFNDLSADSRQLCLPIKQPARTL, from the coding sequence ATGTTGATCAAGCTGCAAAACAGGATCTTGGAAAAGATCGCCAGAGGCGACCCCTTGGCAGAGACCGTTGATTTCCTCTGCTGGTCTGTTGAGGCGCTTATTAATGATATTGTCTGTTCTGTTTTGACATTGGACGATACGGGGCGCCTTCAGCATCTTGCCGGCCCTTCCATTCCCGAGCATTATTCCCAGGCGATCAACGGCTTGGCTTGCGGCGAAGGTGTCGGCTCTTGCGGCACGGCGGCCTTTCGTGGTCGTCCCGTCCTGGTGACCGACATTGAGAACGATCCGTTCTGGGCTGAGTTCAAGGGCCTTGCTTTACCACTGGGTTTTCTGGCGTGCTGGTCAACGCCGATTATTTCCGATGGCCGGGTATTGGGTACGTTTGCCTTCTATTTCCGCCAAAAACGCGGTCCGAGCGAAATCGAGGAAGGCATTGTTTCCGCCTGTGTGCATCTTTGCGCCATCGGCTTGGAGCGCGAGTTGCGGCTGAAAGAGCGCAGACGGCTTGCTTATACCGATGTGCTGACGGGATTGCCAAATCGCACGGGCTTCAATGAAGCGGTGATGAATGAAGACGTGGGACGCAATCCATGGGGATTGCTGCTGGTGGATCTCGATAATCTCAAGCAGGTGAATGATACATTTGGGCACCAGGCTGGCGATGATCTGATCCGCACCGTTGGCTTGCGGTTGAAAGCGATGACCGATTGCGACACCGCATTCCGGCTCGGCGGGGACGAGTTTGCCCTGATCGTCCGCGGGGTTGATTGTGTGGATCTCGGCTACCATGCGGCTCATGTTCTGGCCGTGCTGAAAGAGCCTTGCATTTGCGCCGGCCAGACGGTTTATCCAGCCGGAACCATAGGCGGCGCGGTCGCGCGTGAGGGGCAGAGCGTTGACGATGTTCGCCAGAATGCTGATTTCGCGCTTTATGAAGCCAAGGAACGCTGTCGCGGTCAGTTTGTTGAATATTCGGTCGGCTCAGTTTCGAAAATAGCCCGGCGGTTTCGCTCTTTCCAGCAAGTGAGCGAAGCATTGCGGGAACAGCGGATCGAGACCTATTATCAGCCCGTCGTTGATCTTGCCTCCGGTTCTGTTGTCGGGTTTGAGGCTCTTAGTCGGCTTGCCAGCCGTAACGGCGATATCATTTCCGCCTCGCATTTTCATGAAGCGACCAGCGACGTTCATCTGGCCCGGGCACTGACGGCTTGTGTGTTGGAAAATGTGGCGCGGGATGCTCGCGATTGGCTGGACAGCGGACTTGAATTCGGACGTATCGGTTTGAACGTATCGGCGGGCGATTTTCTGGACGGCTCCCTGACCGAGCGGATAGTCGGCGCAATGGACAAGGTTGGTGTTGGGGTAGATCGCATTGTCGTTGAATTGACGGAGTCGATTTATCTGGGGAATCGCGAGCGCAATGTGGTGGACCAGATCAAGCAATTGCGTCAGGCGGGCATGCTTGTGGCTCTCGACGATTTTGGCACCGGTTTTGCGTCCTTGACGCATCTTCTGACCGTTCCGCTCGATATCATCAAAATCGATCGCTCTTTCATTGCCCGGTTGCTTGAGGAAGAGCCAGCATCGGTCATCGTCGGCGGGCTATTGTCGATTTCCGACCGTTTGAATTTCCGTGTCATCGCGGAGGGTATCGAAACACAGGAGCAGCGTGATTTGCTTTTGCGGCTGGGATGCGAGGAGGGGCAGGGCTATCTCTTCTCCAAGGCGGTGGATCGCAAGGAGGCGGCAGCCATGTTGCGCCGCAAGTCTCTGGACCAACTTCCATCGGTATTGCGCAGCTCTTTAAATGCACGCTTTTTCAATGACCTATCTGCTGATTCTCGGCAGCTTTGTCTGCCAATAAAACAGCCGGCTCGAACGCTTTAA
- a CDS encoding fumarylacetoacetate hydrolase family protein yields the protein MKFVSFTRLGRAGFGAVVGGGIVDLTGRLSYDCLTLKQAILDDLLEIAADYAGDRKPELAFSDVTLLPVIPDPSKILCIGVNYVAHREETKRPEVGHPTVFIRFADSQIGHGQPIIKPSQSDCLDFEAELAVVIGRGGRNITEEDAMQHIAGYSCYHDGSVRDWQRHSSQFAPGKNFPATGAFGPALVTADEVEDYTQLSITGRLNGQVVQQATLADLIFPIPALIAYLSAFTPLSAGDVIVTGTPGGVGERREPPLFMKAGDVFEVDIPGVGLLVNPVIGAL from the coding sequence ATGAAATTCGTCAGTTTTACCCGACTTGGCCGGGCTGGATTCGGTGCGGTGGTCGGCGGTGGCATCGTCGATCTTACCGGTCGTCTCAGCTATGATTGCCTGACCCTAAAACAGGCGATCCTGGACGATCTCCTGGAAATCGCTGCCGACTATGCCGGTGACCGCAAACCGGAACTGGCATTTTCCGATGTTACCCTCCTGCCGGTCATTCCTGATCCCAGCAAGATCCTGTGCATCGGCGTCAATTACGTCGCCCATCGGGAAGAAACCAAACGGCCTGAAGTTGGGCATCCAACCGTCTTCATTCGCTTTGCCGATAGCCAGATTGGCCATGGCCAGCCGATCATCAAGCCGAGCCAGTCGGATTGCCTCGATTTCGAAGCCGAGCTTGCTGTGGTTATCGGGCGCGGTGGACGCAATATCACTGAGGAAGATGCCATGCAGCATATTGCCGGTTATTCCTGCTATCATGACGGTTCGGTGCGCGACTGGCAGCGCCATAGTTCACAATTTGCGCCTGGCAAGAATTTTCCAGCGACCGGTGCTTTCGGTCCGGCTCTGGTGACAGCGGATGAGGTGGAAGACTATACGCAGCTTTCCATCACGGGGCGCCTCAACGGCCAGGTCGTTCAGCAGGCGACGTTGGCCGACCTGATCTTCCCTATTCCGGCTCTAATTGCTTATCTATCCGCCTTCACACCCTTGTCGGCAGGCGATGTGATCGTCACCGGAACCCCTGGTGGCGTCGGTGAGAGACGCGAGCCGCCCTTGTTCATGAAAGCGGGCGATGTGTTTGAAGTGGATATTCCAGGTGTTGGCCTGCTGGTCAACCCGGTGATCGGCGCGCTCTAA
- a CDS encoding FGGY family carbohydrate kinase yields MSSISETVAVIDIGKTNAKVVVLQASTGLELGCRRMPNTVVGEGPYPHFDTDKLWSFILDALKTFAAGPGFDAISITTHGASAALLDGDGELAMPVLDYEYRYPEAISLAYDALRPSFDETFSPRLPGGLNLGAQLHYQKTAFPELFTGVATIVTYPQYWAFRLTGVAANEATSLGCHTDLWRPQQGCYSSLVERLELGPYLAPLRSAFDALGEVKQSLAEQIGLSRPVPVYCGIHDSNASLLPHLLRREKPFTVVSTGTWIIGFAVGSTVAYLDPVRDTLANVDAHGHAVPSCRYMGGREFEILVQGLEAPDEVEIERAAEQVISGDVMRLPSVVEGSGPYPTRNGGWTVVPEGAAQLYAAASLYAAMMTASSLSLIGAIGPVLVEGPFAKNRLYLRALAACTGREVVVAEGGTPTGTAEGAALLTGMVVPMPREIHVGPDQLDLKKYFQDFQDRCGVVFPEASTPT; encoded by the coding sequence ATGAGCAGTATATCCGAAACCGTCGCCGTCATCGATATTGGCAAGACCAATGCCAAGGTCGTCGTCTTGCAGGCATCGACGGGCTTGGAACTTGGCTGTCGGCGTATGCCAAATACAGTTGTCGGGGAGGGGCCTTATCCGCATTTCGATACGGACAAGCTGTGGTCCTTCATCCTGGATGCTTTGAAAACCTTCGCCGCAGGACCGGGTTTCGATGCAATTTCCATCACCACCCATGGCGCAAGTGCTGCCTTGCTTGACGGTGACGGTGAACTGGCAATGCCGGTGCTGGATTACGAATACCGCTATCCCGAAGCGATTAGTCTTGCCTATGATGCCTTGCGACCGAGTTTTGATGAAACATTTTCACCGCGCCTGCCAGGCGGTCTCAACCTCGGCGCCCAGTTGCATTACCAGAAAACGGCCTTTCCCGAGCTTTTTACCGGGGTTGCGACCATTGTCACCTATCCGCAGTATTGGGCTTTCAGACTGACCGGCGTGGCGGCGAATGAGGCGACCTCGCTGGGATGCCATACGGATTTATGGAGACCACAGCAGGGTTGTTATTCAAGCCTGGTCGAGCGGTTGGAGCTTGGTCCATATCTCGCCCCCTTGCGGTCGGCTTTTGATGCTTTGGGAGAGGTCAAGCAATCACTGGCCGAACAGATAGGTCTCTCACGTCCTGTTCCGGTCTATTGCGGCATTCACGATAGCAATGCGTCGCTGCTGCCGCATCTCTTACGACGTGAAAAACCTTTCACTGTCGTTTCTACTGGCACCTGGATCATCGGATTTGCTGTCGGCAGCACGGTCGCGTATCTCGATCCGGTTCGCGATACCTTGGCCAATGTCGATGCGCATGGCCATGCCGTACCCTCGTGCCGCTATATGGGCGGACGGGAATTCGAAATACTCGTCCAGGGATTGGAGGCCCCGGATGAGGTTGAGATCGAGCGGGCGGCAGAACAGGTGATCAGTGGTGATGTCATGCGCCTGCCAAGCGTAGTCGAGGGCTCCGGTCCTTATCCGACCCGAAACGGTGGATGGACGGTGGTGCCGGAAGGTGCGGCACAGCTCTATGCGGCAGCGAGCCTTTATGCGGCGATGATGACGGCATCGTCGCTGTCGTTGATCGGCGCGATAGGCCCTGTTCTCGTCGAAGGGCCGTTTGCCAAAAACCGTCTCTACCTTCGCGCTCTTGCTGCATGTACCGGGCGTGAGGTTGTGGTGGCTGAAGGTGGAACACCGACGGGGACCGCGGAAGGGGCGGCGCTGTTGACAGGAATGGTAGTGCCAATGCCGCGTGAGATCCATGTCGGCCCGGATCAGCTTGATTTGAAAAAGTATTTTCAGGATTTTCAGGATCGGTGCGGCGTCGTCTTTCCTGAAGCCTCCACGCCAACGTGA
- the rhaM gene encoding L-rhamnose mutarotase, with the protein MAETEKYAFKMQLHPGMEAEYKKRHDAIWPELVALLHEAGVSDYSIHLDRETNTLFGLLTRHKSHDMAALPEHPVMQRWWAHMGDIMATNPDGSPVAVDLVPVFYMS; encoded by the coding sequence ATGGCAGAGACCGAAAAATATGCCTTCAAGATGCAGCTCCATCCAGGCATGGAGGCCGAATATAAAAAGAGGCACGATGCAATCTGGCCCGAACTGGTGGCGTTGTTGCATGAGGCTGGGGTCAGTGATTATTCCATCCATCTCGACCGGGAAACAAACACGCTCTTCGGCCTGCTGACCCGTCACAAAAGCCATGACATGGCCGCACTGCCTGAGCACCCGGTCATGCAGCGCTGGTGGGCGCATATGGGTGATATCATGGCCACCAATCCGGATGGGTCGCCGGTGGCTGTCGATCTCGTACCGGTATTTTACATGTCATGA